TCATGTGCCGATTCGGCGTGTCCTCGGTGGCTGAGGCGATGGCCCTGGGGCGGGAGGCCGCGGACTGGGTGTCAGGTCACTTCCCGTCGCCCATCCGGCTGGAGTTTGAGAAGGTGCGTGGCTGGGTCAGGGGCTCTGCATTTAGGTGCCCTCATCAGGGTACTCAGGGTGTCCCGTTCTTTGGGTTCACAAAAGCCACAGTGTGAAGGGATGTTGCTGCTTAGATTCTCCTGAGGCTGGGGCCTTGGTTTGGGAAGCCTCCAAGGCCTTGGGCTTTGTTACCCTGGATGGCATCTGTTCTTTGAAAACCCTGTCGCTGTCCCTGGTTTTGAGGTGTCACAGTGTCCCTGGTTTTGAGGTTTCCCAGTACCTGTCAGATGTGGAGCTGCCCTCCACGCAGGGACCCTGATGGGGGTGCACCTTAGATCTGTGCACCATTGCCCCTGGCCCTCTGAGTGCGGCACACTTGGTCCCAGGAAACCttgcaccatattttcttttgaagagtctgggtctcgctctgtcgcccaggctggagtgcagtggcgagttcacagctcactgcagcctccaactcctgggctccggcgatcctcccgccttggcctcctgagccgccacgcccagttCTCACACTGTACTGTTTCCCCGTGGCTTAACGCTCTCTCGTGCCAGGCCTTGGACTTGGAGCCTCGCAGAGTGGGGAGGTCTCTGCCTCAGGGCTCACCCAGCCGTAGTTTCTCCTCTCTTTCATGGGATGCTTCATCGACTCGCCTGTCTGGATCTCATGTTTTAGGGACTATCTGGATTTATCCCAGTCTCTGTTTCAGATTGGGGTCTCTGGTGTGGGGGCTCTGGCATTGCCGAGGGGCCTCAGGAGCCACTTCCAGCCATACAGTGTCTCGGTCCATCCCACCAGGCTCAGGGCACGGCTCCCATGTCCTCAAACTGCGTCTGGGACCCTGTCTACCTTCAGTTTCTGGGGGGCGTCTCCAGATTGGGGCTTGGCCTCCTCAGGCTCAGGGTCTTGGCCATGGCTCCCTCCCAGGTCTACTTCCCATACCTGCTTATCAGCAAGAAGCGCTACGCGGGCCTGCTCTTCTCCTCCCGGCCCGACGCCCACGACCGCATGGACTGCAAGGGCCTGGAGGCCGTGCGCAGGGACAACTGCCCCCTCGTGGCCAACCTGGTCACTGCCTCACTGCGCCGCCTGCTCATCGACCGGTGTGTGgggcctcctccctcagactcagggGGCTGGGCCCCaaacccctcctccctcagacccaggagtctaggccccagcccctcctccctcagacccacgggtccaggcccccagccccctcctcctcaGATCCCGGGGTCAGggcccccagccccttcctctcTTAGATACAAGAGtccagacccccagcccctcctcctctgggaacacaggtgtcaggcccagctcttcctcGGTGGTGAAGCAGTGGAAAGAGTCGGCTTGGGCAGCTGTGGGTTCAggccctgcctctgccactcTGCAGCCTATGGTAGGAAGGGCCCCTCTCTGCCCTGAGCCTCAGCCCTAAGAGCTCATCCTGGTCTCCAGCCCTGAGACCCGTGGAGGCACCAGCCTGGCCCTCAGTGCCTTTTGGTGACGCTGTGCGGCCCGCTCTCCTACAGAGACCCtgagggcgcggtggctcacgcacaGGACGTCATCTCGGACCTGCTGTGCAACCGCATCGATATCTCCCAGCTGGTCATCACCAAGGAGCTGACCCGCGCGGCCTCCGACTATGCCGGCAAGCAGGCCCACGTGGAGCTGGCCGAGAGGTCCTGCGCGGGGCGGGTGGCCTGGCCAGAAATAACCCCCTCCTTCCTGCCAGCTGGGCCCACTTCCTACACCctcgcccccacccccgccacccaCCTGCCCTCACCCACCCGCCACCCCATCTCCACGCAGGATGAGGAAGCGGGACCCCGGGAGTGcgcccagcctgggcgaccgcgTCCCCTACGTGATCATCAGTGCCGCCAAGGGTGTGGCCGCCTACATGAAGTCGGAGGTCAGGCCCACCTGGCTGCCTGCTCCCGCCCAGCCCCCTCGCTCTCACTTCTGCTTTCCGAGATGGGCGGGCCTGCGGGAAGGGTGGGGCCTCCCGTGCCCTGTGGGGCCCTGAGAACCGCCCCCCATGGCAGCCTGGGTGTGGCCTCGGCCCCCTCTGGAGGTCCCCCCTCTATTCTGACCCCTCCCTTGCTTCCCTATGGAAGGGGCCCCAGTCCCTCCCCTGTGCATACAGCTCCCCAGCCGGGGGTTCCCTTGGATTCATAATCCTCCAGctctacccccacccccagtgaCCCACATCTTAGCCCCATGACCTCTGACCTCCTGACCCCTTCCTCATCCTTGCTTCCCCTTGTGAACTCTGACCCTTCCGTGGTGACCTGAGAGCCCTACAGACTCTGTGGCCCAGAGACTCCGTGACCTCCGACCCCATCCCAGACCCAGGCCCCCCCCATGTCACAGCCCGCAGGCAGGCCTAGGCCCTAAGCCCCAGGCCCCATGACCACCCCGTGTCCACCCCGGTGCCCTTTCCCTGGCTGCCCGGGTGTGACTGCCATGTGGCCGCAGGACCCGCTGTTCGTGCTGGAGCACAGCCTGCCCATTGACACGCAGTACTACCTGGAGCAGCAGCTGGCCAAGCCCCTCCTGCGCATCTTCGAGCCCATCCTGGGCGAGGGCCGTGCCGAGGCTGTGCTACTGCGTACGGGGGCACCAGGGGACTGGGGGCACCCTGGGGGGGCAGAGGAGATCACCGGCCCACCACCTGCCTCCTCTCCTGCAGGGGGGGACCACACGCGCTGCAAGACGGTGCTCACGGGCAAGGTGGGCGGCCTCCTGGCCTTCGCCAAACGCCGCAACTGCTGCATTGGCTGCCGCACAGTGCTCAGCCACCAGGGTGAGCGGCCCTGGCCACTGGGCCCCCACTGGCCCTCAACCTGCTCTGCCGTCACCCCAGATCCTAGACACCCACCCCATCGGCTGGCACTGCCACCCAGTGGGCCCAGGGCCCCTGGGTGGGTGGCCCCTGTCTCCACCCCCCACAGAGGGTCCTCGGCCCCCACCCCGGGAGTTCCCCAGGGGAGTTTTCCCAGCACACTTGCTCCGTTGTTCTCCAGCCTCTGGGGACTTTCAGAAGCTGGGATTGGCAGTGGGCAGGGATGGGGTGGCCCAGTTCCTGGCTGGGCCCCAGCACTTGGGCTGACCCGCCTCCCCACAGGAGCCGTGTGTGAGTTCTGCCAGCCCCGGGAGTCTGAGCTGTATCAGAAGGAGGTGAGAGGGCCGGGAGGTGAGGAGGGGCCAGGTGGGGAGGCGGGGGCGCCCTGCTCAGCCGCTGCCGTCCCCAGGTATCCCATCTGAATGCCCTGGAGGAGCGCTTCTCGCGCCTCTGGACGCAGTGCCAGCGCTGCCAGGGCAGCCTGCACGAGGACGTCATCTGCACCAGGTGTGTGCCATGTCCCGACCCTGGGCTGCCCCGCCCCTTCCCAGCTCCCAGGCCTGTGGGTTGTGGACCCAACCTCTGACTCCAAGGCCTCTCCTGAGCATCCTCCCCGCCCATCCCCTTCCAGCTGTGAGCTgtcctgagcctcagtgtccttgtCTGAAAAATGGGCCCATCCCAGCCCCCCAGAGGGGGTGGGTGCTTAGGGAGGCAGCGCCCGGCACCCAGTGTTGCCCGGGAAACGGCTGTCCTCCCGACACACCCAGCCAGCCTGGCCCCCTCCCCAGGGCGGGGCCGGGCTTTCCCCAGGGAACGGGTAGGCGGGGTGGGTTCCCACGCCAGGTGACAGGTGATATACGGCCAGCCATGGCCCTGCACCTCGCCAGGCACCCGCTGTTATCGgctccccccccccaccccccccgtGCCTGCTGAGCAAACAGCCCGCTGCGGGAGGGGGCGGGTGGGCTGGGCAGCAGGCGGGGACCAAAGTCCTGGGAACAGCCCCCACCCCTCTCCCAGGCTGGGCACTGGGCCTTGGCTGGTCCtgaccctgcccctgcccccacccgcAGCCGGGACTGCCCCATCTTCTACATGCGCAAGAAGGTGCGGAAGGACCTGGAAGACCAGGAGCAGCTCCTGCGGCGCTTCGGACCCCCTGGACCTGAGGCCTGGTGACCTTGCAAGCATCCCATGGGGCGGGGGCGGGACCAGGGAGAATTAATAAAGTTCTGGACTTTTGCTATATGGTGCTTTGTGGTCTCTGGGGGACACTGTCTGGTTTCATAAGCCCTGGCCTTGGCTGGGACCCTCCTGAGGCCCGCACCGCCCCTCATCCTCAGCAAAAGCCCCCGGACTCCCACCTGTGCTGCCTGGTTCATGTGGGCCaagcctgcctcagtttcctctctggCCCTGAAGGAACCCTTATACCAGCGCTTCTCTGCCCTGCTTAGGGCCCCCAGGTGTCTGGCCCCGGCCCAGCCCTCCCTGGTGATGACCCTGGGGACCCTGGTGGCTGCCCCGCCCTCCAGGTGCTGACCTGTTTCCTCCAGGCCCTGGGGCAGCCCCAGGCGCACCGGGGCTTCCACTCCTCAGCCCGGCCAAGGGGACCCCCCCATCCCCCGCCGGACCACACACCCACGATGTTTCCACGTCGGGGTCCTGGCAATGGGCTTTGGGTCTGGGTTTCCCCCCAGCGACTCCCATCTCTATCCCCGCAGCCTCTAACTGCCGTCAGATGCCCTCGGCCCTCCCGTCACCTCACACATCCCCCGGGGAGAGTCTTGTGCTTGCCCCTCGGCCCCCAGCCCGCCCCTGCTGGAATTCGGCTCCTGGGTCCAGATCCTCCGTTTCCTGATTCTCCTCTTCAGTGAACCCCAGCCCTTCCTCGATGTTTTCAGGGTTCCCCCAAATCCAGCTCCTGTCCCATCTCCAGCCCTCAAGGTCAGCCCCCCAAACCCAGCCCCACGGGGATCCCCAAATCCAGACAGCCCCTGGCCCGCCATCCCTGCCATGTGACAAAGGGGTTGTGCAATCCagccccctcccctgaccccctcCCTGAGGGGATTTTTGAGGAGGGCCGAGCTTGTGGCCAGCGGGCACCCTCCTCCCCCCGGCAGGGGCTGGGCCAAGATATAAATAGGGTTGGCGGCTGCAGCGGGCGGCAAACAGCCCGCCCGGCACCACCATGCTCGCCCTGGAGGCTGCACAGTAAGTGAGGGCCCCCAAACCTGCACCCGGGGTCCCCACCTGCACTGCCCCTCTGTGGGGCCTCACCCATGGGCAGTGGTTTCTCTGCTCCTCACGGCCGGTgggtgggagtggaggggaggggtccACCCTGTCTCTTGCCCCTTCTGGTTCTGTTCCCTCTTCACTTCGGACTCTCCATCCCCCCAGTTCCTATCTTTCCTGGTCCCCAAAGATCTCATTTCCCCAGAACACTTGCTAGCGTGCCCTCCTGCGGGCGTCCTCCGTGGCTCTCACTCTGTCCATCCTCCTGTCTCCCCGAGTTCCCGTATCTGTTCGCTCTGTATCTGGCATCTCCCAGCTCTCAACATTCTGCCtgttgctctctgtctctctgcctgtctctgtgtctctgtctccagtTCTCGCTCTCCCTGCCTTTTGGTctccttctgcctcaccctcacTCTCAGTGCCTCCATCTGGGGCTCCAGGAATCCTCCCCGCCTCTGTGCGTGAATGTCCCTTTGCACACCTTTCTCTGTGTCCCACCTCTCCTTGAGCCTCCTCATCTGAGTCTTCTCCGGGCTTCCCCCTCTCTACCCAGACATCTCTCCATCCTTCTCCTCTGGTCCAAGCTGGACTCAACTGACTCGCCACCAAGGCCGCACTTGACCCAGGCCCCCTCTCCATCCCCACACCTCCTTTCCGGGACTTTCTCTCCCTCActttccctgcccctccccaccaggGTGTCTATGCAAATTCTGGGGAGGAGGGGGACATTtgcctcccccccaccccccacttccTGTCCCAGCAGGGGGTAGTGGGGGAGTCCGGTGAATGTGGTGGGGCTGGTCCCTCACACAGGGCTGCGGTGGTCACAGCTGCTGCCGCCTCCCCATCAGCCCCCAACCACTTTGAGATTCAGGTGGCTGGAGGCAGCCTCAGCATGCCCCTGTGTCTCTCCCCCTCCAGGCTCGACGGGCCACACTTCAGCTGTCTGGTGAGTTGGGGCCCCTGGGGGCCAGGGAGGGGTGGCCCACAGTGACCTCCCTCAGAGAAGTCATTtgcttcctgcctcagtttcccctcccaCCTCTTCCTGTCACTTTGTTTCTGAGCTCCCCCTTGGTATCTCCTGCTACCCCGCATCCGTATTTTTGatgtctctctccccctctcagGCTTGAATCCACTTCCTTGTGGCTTTGTATCTCTCTCTGCCCATCCCATATTCAGACAATGTATTTTCatgttcctttccttctttttgttcgtatttttaaaaattgtgttctcTAACAGTTCAGATACGGAATACTATACCCAACACCCTTGAACCCACAATCCAGTCTGAGTAATCAAATCTTACTGATGTGGTTGAAAGAAAGCCCCTGTTTATGCCCCTCCACATTCACACCCCAgccatgttttttttgtttgtttttgtttgtttgttttttaattgaagtgTAACTAACAAGTCAGTAAAGTGACAAATCTTGTGTTTTTGCATTATCTATACACCGTGTAGCCACAAGCCAGATCAAGATACCGAACATTTCAATCTCTGAAATATTCCTTCCTGTCCCTTCTCAGTCAATACCTTTCTCTGATATTTTCCGCCACCAATTTGTAATTTGTTTTgcctgctcttttttttgttttgctttttgagaaggagtctcgctctgtcacccaggctggagtgcagtggcagcgtcttggctcactgcaagctccacctcccgggttcaagcaattctcctgcctcagcctcccaagtagctgggattacaggcatgtgccaccatgcccagctaatttttgtatttttagtagaggcagggtttcaccatgttatccgggctggtttcaaactcctgagctcaagtgatcctcccacctcagcctcccaaattgctgggattacaggcgtgagccaccgcacccagctgcctGCTTTTGAACTTTATGTAAAGTGAGTCATACAGCATGTCCCTTTTGGGGTCTGGCTTCCCTCACTCAACATGAAGTGTGTGTCAGTGTTTGTCCTTTTTCCTTGCTGTATAGTACTCTATCTATGATCAGCCCACACCACAGTCTGTTTATCCCTTCTTCTGTTGATGACacctgggctgtttccagttGGAGACTCATAATAAAGCTGCTGGGATGATTCTGGAACAAGGCTATTTTGTGCACATccattttcagttctcttgaTTAAATGCCAAGGAGTGAGACTGCCAGGTCCTAGGCATGGTGTGGATCTAGCTTTAGTTTTTCCTAGACTCGAGTTCTTGAAGCAACAACACATGATTCATGGGGCGAATCAACATatggagatttatttatttatttatttattgagacagagttttgctctgtcgccgggctggagtacagtggtgcgatctcggctcactgcaacctcagcctcctgggttcaagcgattctcctgcctcagcctcccaagtagctgggactacaggtgcgcaccaccatgcctggctaatttttgtatttttagtagagacggggtttcaccatgttggccaggctggtatcgatctcctgacctcatgatctgcctgccttggccttccaaagtgctgggattacaggcatgagccaccatgcccggcctatttatttttcgagacagagtctcactctgtcacccaggctggagtgcagtggcgcgatctcagctcactgcaacctccacctcccaggttcaagcgattctcctgcctcggcctccagagtagctgggattacagacatctgccaccaggcccagctaatttttgtattttcagtagagatggggtttccccatgttgtgcaggctggtctcgaactcctgacctcaggtgattcactggcctcagcctcccaaagtgctaggattacaggcgtgcgccaccacgcctagctaatttttgtatttttagtagagacgggatttcaccatgttggctagactggtcttgaactcctgacctcaggtgatctgcccgcctcggccccccaaagtgttgggatgacaggcgtgagccaccacgcctggcctggaggTGTATTTAAAAAGCATTGACCCCTGCCTCTGTTAAGTGAAACACTTCCATTTCCCCTTGCCCTTCACCTCCGGAGCCCCCAGGCAGGCAAGGCTGGGGGAGTTCTTCCACCCCTTCTCCAGGCGCCCTGATTCGCTGACTGTGTGCCAGTGAGGGGCCAGGGTTCTTGGGAGCCCACCGTCTTAGCAGGAGCTGGCTGCTGTGTGCCCCTATTGGGTTGTGTCTCTActctctgtatctctgtctctttgtccCTGTCTCTGATGCCTAGTCTCTGTGTTTCTTTGTTGCTCTAATCTCTCCAGCATCCCCTCTTCTCTCCCATGTCTGTGTTGGAGTCTCCCCAAGGGTCCAGGGTGGGGGTTGGGAGTCCCCAAGGCCTGGGATGACCCCTCTTCCCTCCTGCACCCCGTATCAGTACCCAGATGGCGTCTTCTATGACCTGGACAGCTGCAAGCATTCCAGCTACCCTGATTCAGAGGGGGCTCCTGGTGAGTGACCCCAGCCCTGTGCCCTTCCTGCCTTGgggcccatttcacagatagggGAGCTGAGGCCCAGGGGAGGTCATTTCCTAGCACAACAGGATAAAGGTGGCCCGGGCCTATAgccctcctcccctttcctctcctacCCATCCGCTCCTCCATGCAAATCCTGGGGTCAGAGATTTGCACAGCCTACAATGGCCTCTCTGTGCTGGGGGCTTCGACTGCGAGGAGGCCTCCGTGAGACATCCCAGCTTCTGACTCAGTGCCCTTCCCCCAGACTCCCTGTGGGACTGGACTGTGGCCCCACCTGTCCCAGCCACCCCCTATGAAGCCTTCGACCCGGCAGCAGCCGCTTTTAGCCACCCCCAGGCTGCCCAGCTCTGCTACGAACCCCCCACCTACAGCCCTGCAGGGAACCTCGAACTGGCCCCCAGCCTGGAGGCCCCGGGGCCTGGCCTCCCTGCATACCCCACGGAGAACTTCGCTAGCCAGGTGAGTGGTAAGGGGACAGTTAAAATCAAGCccaaaccaggtgtggtggtgcacgcctgtaatcccagctgcttgagaggctgaggtgggaggaggattgcttgagcccagaaggtcgaggcaatccactgcactccagtctgggcaacagagcaagaccctgtctcaaaaaaaaaaaaaaaaaagaaaaagaaaagaaaactcaagctCAGTCATTTGGTTGAGGTTTGCTGGGTGCCGGGCACTGCATTGAGACTGCACATAGTAAGCCCTGCAGCGGCCTCCCAGGTTACGTTCCGTTGTTGCCCCTCTGAACAAGTGAGTCAAGAGAGGTAGTGACAGGAAGCCAGGGACAGGGCAGACTCGCATTACCTGTGTTGGGCCGGCTTTGAGGAGGTACCTCAGGTGTCCCCTGGCCACAGCGTGGTGATCTGAACAAAGGCCAAAATCTAGGCTGTCAACAAAGAGGGAGACCAGAGCCAGGAGGGCCACCGCCTTGGCCtgagaggaggaagtggagggagACAAGGGGTCCCTGGACATGCAGGTGACCCTGACCTTCCGCAGACCCTGGTTCCCCCGGCATATGCCCCGTACCCCAGCCCTGTGCTATCAGAGGAGGAAGACTTACCGTTGGACAGCCCTGCCCTGGAGGTCTCGGACAGCGAGTCGGATGAGGCCCTCGTGGCTGGCCCCGAGGGGAAGGGATCCGAGGCAGGTATGCGGgagtggctggggtgggggagatgCCAGCTGGAGATGGTGGGGGGGCTGAGAGCACCATGGCTTCCTGGGCCTCTACATATACTCCAGCACTCTGGGCAGCTCCCAGATCCGCACCacctgctggctgtgtgaccttgggtaagtgcCTCTACCTCTCTGTGCCCAGGTTTCCTGTCTGTGCGATGGGGATGGAGGTGATAGTGTCTACCCTCCTGAGGTCGTTGGGGGGACTAAATGGGATAGTAAGTGTAAATGGGACagcagtgccaggcacagagtgAGCACTTCAATAAGTCAACCTCTTCACCATCATTCCCGACACCACAGCAACAGAAATGATAATGCTATCAACCCCCAACGGTTCAACCCTTGCCCCCTGCCCGTGTGCCCAACATCCTTTATGCTCAACCCCAAGAAAGCTGAGATCGTTCCTTCCTTTCTGTGTCTGGGCCTCGGTTTCTCGTCTGTAAAGTGGGCATCACTGTCATCCTCCCCATCTCACGGGGTTATGATGGAGATTCAATGAGCTCATAACTGTAAAGTGCCTTGTGAAGCACCTGGCACTACATGCTCCACGGTGCAT
The DNA window shown above is from Homo sapiens chromosome 19, GRCh38.p14 Primary Assembly and carries:
- the SPIB gene encoding transcription factor Spi-B isoform 4 (isoform 4 is encoded by transcript variant 4) codes for the protein MASSMTWTAASIPATLIQRGLLTPCGTGLWPHLSQPPPMKPSTRQQPLLATPRLPSSATNPPPTALQGTSNWPPAWRPRGLASLHTPRRTSLASPVLSEEEDLPLDSPALEVSDSESDEALVAGPEGKGSEAGTRKKLRLYQFLLGLLTRGDMRECVWWVEPGAGVFQFSSKHKELLARRWGQQKGNRKRMTYQKLARALRNYAKTGEIRKVKRKLTYQFDSALLPAVRRA
- the SPIB gene encoding transcription factor Spi-B isoform 3 (isoform 3 is encoded by transcript variant 3) gives rise to the protein MLALEAAQLDGPHFSCLYPDGVFYDLDSCKHSSYPDSEGAPDSLWDWTVAPPVPATPYEAFDPAAAAFSHPQAAQLCYEPPTYSPAGNLELAPSLEAPGPGLPAYPTENFASQTLVPPAYAPYPSPVLSEEEDLPLDSPALEVSDSESDEALVAGPEGKGSEGLARSCACTSSCWGY
- the SPIB gene encoding transcription factor Spi-B isoform 1 (isoform 1 is encoded by transcript variant 1), translated to MLALEAAQLDGPHFSCLYPDGVFYDLDSCKHSSYPDSEGAPDSLWDWTVAPPVPATPYEAFDPAAAAFSHPQAAQLCYEPPTYSPAGNLELAPSLEAPGPGLPAYPTENFASQTLVPPAYAPYPSPVLSEEEDLPLDSPALEVSDSESDEALVAGPEGKGSEAGTRKKLRLYQFLLGLLTRGDMRECVWWVEPGAGVFQFSSKHKELLARRWGQQKGNRKRMTYQKLARALRNYAKTGEIRKVKRKLTYQFDSALLPAVRRA